A stretch of Brachyhypopomus gauderio isolate BG-103 chromosome 3, BGAUD_0.2, whole genome shotgun sequence DNA encodes these proteins:
- the znf438 gene encoding zinc finger protein 438 isoform X3: MGEGRPMAPMKALHFRSIAPKAPALGSSSAVLSSCQPPTILPEASTAVSPKSILVPAQNYALMQVAGQEGTFSLVALPQTPPQHQIQKNLKLPIPRYQPMRGKRGSEKASSRTQSTAKAGPPSQTTSAAVKNSVVSDLGESQEPSSEQTVKMGSAPSSEVLLPDNPALYPGSETEPALDRSVDSLHALRYPTGVSTATLVAPVSNSSPIKAPAEGAASTGSAITVLSPTIFSKAVQIIPTPPKGKLPILPYAKVKNSLLPSGLTSSLSPGKTSIVAKASPKSPADIKAKTTDNSARSNCLFQDADATHCKKSPGKRRGRKRKTMEDILAFEARKKRSLSFFRRRVPEKPPSSTQTSSVVDISKKYRSIRPKPILVMETTVPQLVPLPSISASENLDQELILGQPMTGKPLTATRPGIVSIQAPSHQSAAENRGSGGFLYVGGRPLHRCPTCSRCFQFKHHLQSHMNSHSNLRPYGCPVCRKAYAHSGSLSTHMKLHHAEGRPRKSLRCEFCEKAFGYVGVYFSHLREVHRVILTVEPSISQHEENTPIEGCADSEDQAPEQRVDPVELQIKCGRCQAITPTFADMKLHLLYVHGEEVQVRLRDGAVHGGREAEDELVKHAAHYWRQLNERRNLVRCGSCDEEFFSFSKLKRHLHAHHQGATESREERDQQEGGGEEEHVDGWRAKAVSLRSGARFNCILCSEVLDRKQDVLEHWRGRHNCEEPAVLWEVLDSREDDTPAHSPK, encoded by the exons ATGg GTGAGGGCCGCCCCATGGCCCCGATGAAGGCTCTTCACTTCCGCAGCATTGCCCCTAAAGCCCCGGCACTGGGGTCGTCCTCCGCGGTGCTGTCCTCCTGCCAGCCACCCACCATCCTTCCTGAGGCTTCCACGGCTGTCAGCCCCAAATCCATCCTGGTACCGGCGCAGAACTACGCCCTCATGCAGGTGGCTGGACAAGAGGGTACCTTCTCGTTGGTGGCCTTGCCTCAGACGCCGCCACAACATCAAATCCAGAAGAACTTAAAGCTTCCGATTCCTAGGTACCAGCCGATGAGAGGCAAGAGGGGCTCAGAAAAAGCCAGTAGTCGGACACAGAGCACAGCTAAGGCTGGTCCACCTTCACAGACGACATCAGCTGCAGTAAAAAACTCTGTTGTCTCTGATTTGGGTGAAAGTCAAGAACCATCATCTGAACAGACCGTCAAGATGGGCTCCGCTCCTTCGTCTGAAGTCTTGCTTCCCGACAACCCTGCGTTGTACCCAGGGTCAGAGACTGAGCCGGCGCTGGACAGAAGCGTGGACTCCCTCCACGCCCTTAGGTACCCCACTGGGGTCTCTACAGCCACGCTTGTAGCTCCTGTCAGTAACAGCTCGCCCATCAAAGCCCCGGCAGAAGGGGCAGCCTCCACAGGGAGCGCCATTACCGTCCTCTCCCCCACCATCTTCAGTAAAGCTGTTCAGATCATTCCCACTCCCCCCAAGGGCAAGCTCCCCATCCTCCCTTATGCCAAGGTGAAGAACTCCCTCCTACCATCCGGCCTCACCAGCAGCTTGTCACCAGGGAAGACCTCAATTGTGGCCAAAGCCAGCCCGAAAAGCCCCGCAGACATCAAAGCCAAGACCACAGACAACAGTGCCAGGAGCAATTGCCTCTTCCAAGATGCAGATGCCACCCACTGCAAGAAATCCCCTGGCAAGAGgcgggggaggaagaggaaaacCATGGAGGACATACTGGCCTTTGAGGCGAGGAAGAAGAGATCTCTGTCATTCTTTCGCAGGAGAGTACCAGAGAAACCTCCCTCCAGCACCCAGACTTCTTCCGTAGTGGACATTTCGAAAAAATATCGGAGTATTCGTCCAAAGCCCATTTTAGTGATGGAAACAACTGTTCCCCAACTTGTACCTCTACCTTCAATTTCTGCCTCAGAGAACCTTGACCAGGAGCTCATCCTGGGGCAGCCAATGACGGGGAAACCCTTGACTGCCACCCGCCCCGGCATAGTCTCCATCCAAGCCCCCAGCCATCAATCGGCGGCTGAGAACAGAGGCAGCGGCGGGTTCTTGTACGTGGGCGGTCGTCCGCTCCACCGTTGTCCCACCTGCAGCAGGTGCTTCCAGTTCAAACATCACCTGCAGAGCCACATGAACAGCCACAGTAACCTGAGGCCGTACGGTTGCCCCGTGTGCAGGAAGGCCTACGCCCACTCGGGCAGCCTGAGCACACACATGAAGCTGCACCACGCCGAGGGGAGGCCCAGGAAGAGCCTGCGCTGCGAGTTCTGCGAGAAGGCGTTCGGCTACGTCGGCGTCTACTTCAGCCACCTGAGAGAAGTGCACAGGGTCATACTCACCGTGGAACCGTCAATCAGCCAACACGAGGAGAACACGCCTATCGAAGg GTGTGCCGACTCGGAGGACCAGGCCCCGGAGCAGCGCGTCGACCCCGTGGAGCTGCAGATCAAGTGCGGCCGCTGCCAGGCCATCACGCCCACGTTCGCCGACATGAAGCTGCACCTGCTGTATGTGCACGGCGAGGAGGTGCAGGTGCGCCTGCGGGACGGGGCGGTGCACGGCGGCCGCGAGGCGGAGGACGAGCTGGTGAAGCACGCCGCGCACTACTGGAGGCAGCTGAACGAACGCCGCAACCTGGTGCGCTGCGGCAGCTGCGACGAGGAGTTCTTCTCCTTCTCCAAGCTCAagcgccacctgcacgcgcacCACCAGGGGGCGACGGAGAGTCGAGAGGAACGGGACCAGCAAGAGGGGGGAGGTGAAGAGGAGCACGTTGACGGGTGGCGGGCTAAGGCCGTGAGCCTTAGGTCGGGGGCGCGCTTTAATTGCATTCTGTGCAGTGAGGTTTTGGATAGGAAGCAAGACGTTCTGGAGCACTGGAGGGGGCGTCACAACTGTGAAGAGCCCGCCGTGCTGTGGGAGGTCCTGGACTCCAGAGAAGATGACACACCTGCTCATAGCCCAAAATAG
- the znf438 gene encoding zinc finger protein 438 isoform X2 — protein sequence MKPHEQRVSPQKSHMQSEGRPMAPMKALHFRSIAPKAPALGSSSAVLSSCQPPTILPEASTAVSPKSILVPAQNYALMQVAGQEGTFSLVALPQTPPQHQIQKNLKLPIPRYQPMRGKRGSEKASSRTQSTAKAGPPSQTTSAAVKNSVVSDLGESQEPSSEQTVKMGSAPSSEVLLPDNPALYPGSETEPALDRSVDSLHALRYPTGVSTATLVAPVSNSSPIKAPAEGAASTGSAITVLSPTIFSKAVQIIPTPPKGKLPILPYAKVKNSLLPSGLTSSLSPGKTSIVAKASPKSPADIKAKTTDNSARSNCLFQDADATHCKKSPGKRRGRKRKTMEDILAFEARKKRSLSFFRRRVPEKPPSSTQTSSVVDISKKYRSIRPKPILVMETTVPQLVPLPSISASENLDQELILGQPMTGKPLTATRPGIVSIQAPSHQSAAENRGSGGFLYVGGRPLHRCPTCSRCFQFKHHLQSHMNSHSNLRPYGCPVCRKAYAHSGSLSTHMKLHHAEGRPRKSLRCEFCEKAFGYVGVYFSHLREVHRVILTVEPSISQHEENTPIEGCADSEDQAPEQRVDPVELQIKCGRCQAITPTFADMKLHLLYVHGEEVQVRLRDGAVHGGREAEDELVKHAAHYWRQLNERRNLVRCGSCDEEFFSFSKLKRHLHAHHQGATESREERDQQEGGGEEEHVDGWRAKAVSLRSGARFNCILCSEVLDRKQDVLEHWRGRHNCEEPAVLWEVLDSREDDTPAHSPK from the exons ATGAAACCCCACGAACAGCGAGTCAGTCCACAGAAATCGCACATGCAAA GTGAGGGCCGCCCCATGGCCCCGATGAAGGCTCTTCACTTCCGCAGCATTGCCCCTAAAGCCCCGGCACTGGGGTCGTCCTCCGCGGTGCTGTCCTCCTGCCAGCCACCCACCATCCTTCCTGAGGCTTCCACGGCTGTCAGCCCCAAATCCATCCTGGTACCGGCGCAGAACTACGCCCTCATGCAGGTGGCTGGACAAGAGGGTACCTTCTCGTTGGTGGCCTTGCCTCAGACGCCGCCACAACATCAAATCCAGAAGAACTTAAAGCTTCCGATTCCTAGGTACCAGCCGATGAGAGGCAAGAGGGGCTCAGAAAAAGCCAGTAGTCGGACACAGAGCACAGCTAAGGCTGGTCCACCTTCACAGACGACATCAGCTGCAGTAAAAAACTCTGTTGTCTCTGATTTGGGTGAAAGTCAAGAACCATCATCTGAACAGACCGTCAAGATGGGCTCCGCTCCTTCGTCTGAAGTCTTGCTTCCCGACAACCCTGCGTTGTACCCAGGGTCAGAGACTGAGCCGGCGCTGGACAGAAGCGTGGACTCCCTCCACGCCCTTAGGTACCCCACTGGGGTCTCTACAGCCACGCTTGTAGCTCCTGTCAGTAACAGCTCGCCCATCAAAGCCCCGGCAGAAGGGGCAGCCTCCACAGGGAGCGCCATTACCGTCCTCTCCCCCACCATCTTCAGTAAAGCTGTTCAGATCATTCCCACTCCCCCCAAGGGCAAGCTCCCCATCCTCCCTTATGCCAAGGTGAAGAACTCCCTCCTACCATCCGGCCTCACCAGCAGCTTGTCACCAGGGAAGACCTCAATTGTGGCCAAAGCCAGCCCGAAAAGCCCCGCAGACATCAAAGCCAAGACCACAGACAACAGTGCCAGGAGCAATTGCCTCTTCCAAGATGCAGATGCCACCCACTGCAAGAAATCCCCTGGCAAGAGgcgggggaggaagaggaaaacCATGGAGGACATACTGGCCTTTGAGGCGAGGAAGAAGAGATCTCTGTCATTCTTTCGCAGGAGAGTACCAGAGAAACCTCCCTCCAGCACCCAGACTTCTTCCGTAGTGGACATTTCGAAAAAATATCGGAGTATTCGTCCAAAGCCCATTTTAGTGATGGAAACAACTGTTCCCCAACTTGTACCTCTACCTTCAATTTCTGCCTCAGAGAACCTTGACCAGGAGCTCATCCTGGGGCAGCCAATGACGGGGAAACCCTTGACTGCCACCCGCCCCGGCATAGTCTCCATCCAAGCCCCCAGCCATCAATCGGCGGCTGAGAACAGAGGCAGCGGCGGGTTCTTGTACGTGGGCGGTCGTCCGCTCCACCGTTGTCCCACCTGCAGCAGGTGCTTCCAGTTCAAACATCACCTGCAGAGCCACATGAACAGCCACAGTAACCTGAGGCCGTACGGTTGCCCCGTGTGCAGGAAGGCCTACGCCCACTCGGGCAGCCTGAGCACACACATGAAGCTGCACCACGCCGAGGGGAGGCCCAGGAAGAGCCTGCGCTGCGAGTTCTGCGAGAAGGCGTTCGGCTACGTCGGCGTCTACTTCAGCCACCTGAGAGAAGTGCACAGGGTCATACTCACCGTGGAACCGTCAATCAGCCAACACGAGGAGAACACGCCTATCGAAGg GTGTGCCGACTCGGAGGACCAGGCCCCGGAGCAGCGCGTCGACCCCGTGGAGCTGCAGATCAAGTGCGGCCGCTGCCAGGCCATCACGCCCACGTTCGCCGACATGAAGCTGCACCTGCTGTATGTGCACGGCGAGGAGGTGCAGGTGCGCCTGCGGGACGGGGCGGTGCACGGCGGCCGCGAGGCGGAGGACGAGCTGGTGAAGCACGCCGCGCACTACTGGAGGCAGCTGAACGAACGCCGCAACCTGGTGCGCTGCGGCAGCTGCGACGAGGAGTTCTTCTCCTTCTCCAAGCTCAagcgccacctgcacgcgcacCACCAGGGGGCGACGGAGAGTCGAGAGGAACGGGACCAGCAAGAGGGGGGAGGTGAAGAGGAGCACGTTGACGGGTGGCGGGCTAAGGCCGTGAGCCTTAGGTCGGGGGCGCGCTTTAATTGCATTCTGTGCAGTGAGGTTTTGGATAGGAAGCAAGACGTTCTGGAGCACTGGAGGGGGCGTCACAACTGTGAAGAGCCCGCCGTGCTGTGGGAGGTCCTGGACTCCAGAGAAGATGACACACCTGCTCATAGCCCAAAATAG
- the znf438 gene encoding zinc finger protein 438 isoform X1, giving the protein MSGNRFQAPELLNQLREPRRCCPRAAAMPDIRASQTNETAAMKPHEQRVSPQKSHMQSEGRPMAPMKALHFRSIAPKAPALGSSSAVLSSCQPPTILPEASTAVSPKSILVPAQNYALMQVAGQEGTFSLVALPQTPPQHQIQKNLKLPIPRYQPMRGKRGSEKASSRTQSTAKAGPPSQTTSAAVKNSVVSDLGESQEPSSEQTVKMGSAPSSEVLLPDNPALYPGSETEPALDRSVDSLHALRYPTGVSTATLVAPVSNSSPIKAPAEGAASTGSAITVLSPTIFSKAVQIIPTPPKGKLPILPYAKVKNSLLPSGLTSSLSPGKTSIVAKASPKSPADIKAKTTDNSARSNCLFQDADATHCKKSPGKRRGRKRKTMEDILAFEARKKRSLSFFRRRVPEKPPSSTQTSSVVDISKKYRSIRPKPILVMETTVPQLVPLPSISASENLDQELILGQPMTGKPLTATRPGIVSIQAPSHQSAAENRGSGGFLYVGGRPLHRCPTCSRCFQFKHHLQSHMNSHSNLRPYGCPVCRKAYAHSGSLSTHMKLHHAEGRPRKSLRCEFCEKAFGYVGVYFSHLREVHRVILTVEPSISQHEENTPIEGCADSEDQAPEQRVDPVELQIKCGRCQAITPTFADMKLHLLYVHGEEVQVRLRDGAVHGGREAEDELVKHAAHYWRQLNERRNLVRCGSCDEEFFSFSKLKRHLHAHHQGATESREERDQQEGGGEEEHVDGWRAKAVSLRSGARFNCILCSEVLDRKQDVLEHWRGRHNCEEPAVLWEVLDSREDDTPAHSPK; this is encoded by the exons AGACGGCAGCAATGAAACCCCACGAACAGCGAGTCAGTCCACAGAAATCGCACATGCAAA GTGAGGGCCGCCCCATGGCCCCGATGAAGGCTCTTCACTTCCGCAGCATTGCCCCTAAAGCCCCGGCACTGGGGTCGTCCTCCGCGGTGCTGTCCTCCTGCCAGCCACCCACCATCCTTCCTGAGGCTTCCACGGCTGTCAGCCCCAAATCCATCCTGGTACCGGCGCAGAACTACGCCCTCATGCAGGTGGCTGGACAAGAGGGTACCTTCTCGTTGGTGGCCTTGCCTCAGACGCCGCCACAACATCAAATCCAGAAGAACTTAAAGCTTCCGATTCCTAGGTACCAGCCGATGAGAGGCAAGAGGGGCTCAGAAAAAGCCAGTAGTCGGACACAGAGCACAGCTAAGGCTGGTCCACCTTCACAGACGACATCAGCTGCAGTAAAAAACTCTGTTGTCTCTGATTTGGGTGAAAGTCAAGAACCATCATCTGAACAGACCGTCAAGATGGGCTCCGCTCCTTCGTCTGAAGTCTTGCTTCCCGACAACCCTGCGTTGTACCCAGGGTCAGAGACTGAGCCGGCGCTGGACAGAAGCGTGGACTCCCTCCACGCCCTTAGGTACCCCACTGGGGTCTCTACAGCCACGCTTGTAGCTCCTGTCAGTAACAGCTCGCCCATCAAAGCCCCGGCAGAAGGGGCAGCCTCCACAGGGAGCGCCATTACCGTCCTCTCCCCCACCATCTTCAGTAAAGCTGTTCAGATCATTCCCACTCCCCCCAAGGGCAAGCTCCCCATCCTCCCTTATGCCAAGGTGAAGAACTCCCTCCTACCATCCGGCCTCACCAGCAGCTTGTCACCAGGGAAGACCTCAATTGTGGCCAAAGCCAGCCCGAAAAGCCCCGCAGACATCAAAGCCAAGACCACAGACAACAGTGCCAGGAGCAATTGCCTCTTCCAAGATGCAGATGCCACCCACTGCAAGAAATCCCCTGGCAAGAGgcgggggaggaagaggaaaacCATGGAGGACATACTGGCCTTTGAGGCGAGGAAGAAGAGATCTCTGTCATTCTTTCGCAGGAGAGTACCAGAGAAACCTCCCTCCAGCACCCAGACTTCTTCCGTAGTGGACATTTCGAAAAAATATCGGAGTATTCGTCCAAAGCCCATTTTAGTGATGGAAACAACTGTTCCCCAACTTGTACCTCTACCTTCAATTTCTGCCTCAGAGAACCTTGACCAGGAGCTCATCCTGGGGCAGCCAATGACGGGGAAACCCTTGACTGCCACCCGCCCCGGCATAGTCTCCATCCAAGCCCCCAGCCATCAATCGGCGGCTGAGAACAGAGGCAGCGGCGGGTTCTTGTACGTGGGCGGTCGTCCGCTCCACCGTTGTCCCACCTGCAGCAGGTGCTTCCAGTTCAAACATCACCTGCAGAGCCACATGAACAGCCACAGTAACCTGAGGCCGTACGGTTGCCCCGTGTGCAGGAAGGCCTACGCCCACTCGGGCAGCCTGAGCACACACATGAAGCTGCACCACGCCGAGGGGAGGCCCAGGAAGAGCCTGCGCTGCGAGTTCTGCGAGAAGGCGTTCGGCTACGTCGGCGTCTACTTCAGCCACCTGAGAGAAGTGCACAGGGTCATACTCACCGTGGAACCGTCAATCAGCCAACACGAGGAGAACACGCCTATCGAAGg GTGTGCCGACTCGGAGGACCAGGCCCCGGAGCAGCGCGTCGACCCCGTGGAGCTGCAGATCAAGTGCGGCCGCTGCCAGGCCATCACGCCCACGTTCGCCGACATGAAGCTGCACCTGCTGTATGTGCACGGCGAGGAGGTGCAGGTGCGCCTGCGGGACGGGGCGGTGCACGGCGGCCGCGAGGCGGAGGACGAGCTGGTGAAGCACGCCGCGCACTACTGGAGGCAGCTGAACGAACGCCGCAACCTGGTGCGCTGCGGCAGCTGCGACGAGGAGTTCTTCTCCTTCTCCAAGCTCAagcgccacctgcacgcgcacCACCAGGGGGCGACGGAGAGTCGAGAGGAACGGGACCAGCAAGAGGGGGGAGGTGAAGAGGAGCACGTTGACGGGTGGCGGGCTAAGGCCGTGAGCCTTAGGTCGGGGGCGCGCTTTAATTGCATTCTGTGCAGTGAGGTTTTGGATAGGAAGCAAGACGTTCTGGAGCACTGGAGGGGGCGTCACAACTGTGAAGAGCCCGCCGTGCTGTGGGAGGTCCTGGACTCCAGAGAAGATGACACACCTGCTCATAGCCCAAAATAG